Part of the Diprion similis isolate iyDipSimi1 chromosome 4, iyDipSimi1.1, whole genome shotgun sequence genome is shown below.
GGAACCGTACAttaagaagacaaaaaatagaatataaaaaaaaatgtagaataaaaatactgCAATCTACCAATTATTGTCTAAATTCCGCGATTTAAACTATATCAAATTGAACGTGTTGCCGCATTGTGCTTTTCGAATTCTGCGTATAGCACGTTAATCCAGGAGTGCAAAAAAATCTGTCATCACTTCGtggaaataatcaaaattctaAGAAAGACTTTGTATGTTAAAACCTTTTCGTCGGCCTTATTAGTGATGTaagcagaaaaatatatagtatataaatatatatttaaacatATATCGATAATCGTCATACTGTGCGCCAACGTGGGAATGCAAATCGTAATCAATGATTCAATAAGTCGTTGATGAACATCTAAATGAACCAATCTAACCAGCCAGTGAACTAAAAGAGAAgtaaacggaaaaaaataatggtgAACGCTCACCAACACCAGCATAGGAAGAAGCTAATTTACATCTGAGGCAGTTGATCGATGGGTGTTGCAAATTTAAAGTCCTCAGGGAAAAGCTTAGCTGCGTGCTGGTACATCAGCTTATACGATTGCCTGATGGTTACATCAGCAACACCGGCAATGTCGCCGATCTCTTTCTGTGATTTTTTGTCTTCAGACGCCTGCATAGTAATGGAAAATTTGGAATCTGATGAACTGAAATTTAGATAATAAGCGATCTTAcaagttcgaaaaaattttttacctgtgATGCCATATAAATAGCTGCGGCAGCCACGGATATAGGAGATCTTCCAGGTACAATGTCAATTTCAACGGCTTTTCTAGCTATGTGAGTAGCGGCCCTCTGCACCATATTGGGTAGTCCCAAGTTGGAGCAAAATCTTGACATAAAGTCGCCAGTCGTTATGAGATCAACACTCGTTTCAAGAGCCTTAAGAATCAGTTTGAAACACCTGCCGATTTCTTTCTTGCTGATTTTGCTCACGGCACAAATCTCCTTAAACGTTCTCGGCACCCCCTCTTGTCGACACGCAATGTAAAGACAGGCTGATGCGATTGCGTCATTTGATCTGCCTTTCAGATTTTTCCCGTCATGCACCTGTTTGAAGAGGTTGTTTGCCCTGTCGACAATAGTTTTAGGAAGATTGATGCGGTCTGCCATGCCGTTTATTTCACGAAAAGCATTTATCAGTGCTCTGTCAGAGCTGCTCATctgttggtgaaaaaaattaaggtcgCAGTGGTTGTAGCGTCCACTATAAACGATGCAAATGTTTCAAGGCCTTCgcaatatatacatgtttaACAATTTCCAGTAATTAACGGATGTGGCAATTTTTTCATGACCTACTTTCCACAACTATAAAGCGATGATGCAGAGAAATTCTTTCAGCCATCAAAAATTCTATCTGTTGCTGACACCAAGTCCATACAAGTTTTCTGGGGTTACATCAACCTTAATAGTTTTGCAGTAACACAGAATAATAAACTTGAAGCAGAAAATTGATCAGACCTATACTGTTCCATTACTgaaactcattgtcagtaaaCTACAGGTACATAGAAAAGATGGACAAACTTTAGACAAACTTTGAAGACACAAAATTCCAGGgtgtttttagatttttttctcaaagattCATAGATTACAGGATATTCTTCGATTATTTGGAAATCAAAGATTTTGAGAGAGCCTGTGTTTTCACAGTGTGAACTTACCGTACGACGATTCTGGTACTTCGAAGCCCCAAAAGCATCGAACGAAGCGGCTCCAGTTCCCGGGCCGATCATCGTAGACAAATCTGAACCATTGAGAAGTGGATTTTCAGGTCCACCAACTCGAGAGGGATCAACGCCAGCTTTTTCATTGCTGAACGTCCGCCACTCGGAACCGACATCTATGACTCTGGAGAACAAAGCAACAGACGAGTGGATTATTTGACGTTTAACGAAGAGGTGTAGCGGGATTTATCACTTACCTGTCACCCACGACAAGCCCACATTCGGAACAGATCTGGTCCCCTGCACGATAATCCTCGATGAGCGGGGCATCTGGATGAGCATAGCAGCATACCTTGTTTGTGTCATTTCTatgggtgaagaaaaaaatgcaatgtTGATGTTATAGTTTCTAGTTTATAGAGGTACGTCAATGCAATCGCGCGACGAAACGTTTGCTATTTTGCTTTGAAACTCAGGTGTAGATTCAGGTTTTACGTAGTTAGAAACGGGATTAGGTAGCAAATTATCTGGGAAATTTTTAGACGgaggttttctttttgttatacAACAGGTGATATTCCGTTGGGAGGTTAATTCGCGCTGAAGTTGTCGCTGCGCTAATCCCGCAACTCTGATTTTAACCTGCATGTCATACTCATCAGATAAGATCAAGACTTTGTAGCAGCCTCGTGTCGCGAATTCTCGGTATTCTGTGTCAATTATACTTGTCAAAactgttatttaaaaatcacCTTGACGAACTCGCCATATTTCATGTGTATGTTGGTTGTGTCAAGCAACTTGTTACGTGAACTCATCTGTGGAACAACGACACTCACCTTGGTCGGTCTATCGAACTGGCGATAATCGAACTTGGGAAGTCGAAACTCGCGTTACGCTCGCGCCATCTTGAACCCAAATTTTGTGCTAAGAATTGGCGCGCATATTTGAACTGG
Proteins encoded:
- the LOC124405096 gene encoding transcription initiation factor IIB — protein: MASSSRNDTNKVCCYAHPDAPLIEDYRAGDQICSECGLVVGDRVIDVGSEWRTFSNEKAGVDPSRVGGPENPLLNGSDLSTMIGPGTGAASFDAFGASKYQNRRTMSSSDRALINAFREINGMADRINLPKTIVDRANNLFKQVHDGKNLKGRSNDAIASACLYIACRQEGVPRTFKEICAVSKISKKEIGRCFKLILKALETSVDLITTGDFMSRFCSNLGLPNMVQRAATHIARKAVEIDIVPGRSPISVAAAAIYMASQASEDKKSQKEIGDIAGVADVTIRQSYKLMYQHAAKLFPEDFKFATPIDQLPQM